One genomic segment of Streptomyces sp. TLI_146 includes these proteins:
- a CDS encoding glycosyltransferase, giving the protein MTPLTSPTPRLSVVVPVHNVEEHLGACLESLARQSLKDLDVVLVDDGSTDDSPRIAREFAARDDRFRVVGRENGGLGAARNTGVTHTSPGSEYLAFVDSDDVLPSRAFELLTGALDKSGSDFASGNVLRLTGGRLKQHPLFTKPMRSTRPATHVTEDWSLLLDRIACNKVFRRAFWDAHSFAFPEGVLYEDIPVVLPAHFAARSVDVLQDAVYYWRFRDSSITNRRAVVRGVADRTAAVLGVSRGLAGTPGHKNRYDESVLCEDLWYFMQVLPEGDAAYREAFLEHAGEFAAQVDPEVLAGLPLHHRVKWHLAHERRLEELLGLLEFERHSPRTHRVRGLRRRSAEYPPLTAPLPREVRALAPGDLPLEARLTGAEWREGILRLTGHGYIRNLPARARRHALKAAWLRTPDRRALPLRLKRVNDPSITARSGQQLHGYDWAGFEITVDPARLLTESATTTWKLVLGVLGHRGVLGHGVARRGGVADGGAQLEVHYLDEHTRIVPVFAGGRLQLNAERVQTWLTGHDCHDGVLTLTGGTRTRASALRLGHWHSDAAIQVPLARDGERFTAEVPLDELAAVRGRGPVRAPHGESRPADAYSVQLVKPDGKRLPVAAPPGLPLGRHAVPGGRELAFTVSAWGNAVLTDQLPHAYTESVTWTDNSLVLQGLYGGGPAVPLQLRRTGPEEEEVELPVRCADGRFRVESAYEALTLIGEGEWQVSLGEAPVRVPPAARPALPGPRTIAGRDVGVRRHGLDHLVLTVSKAAPGAEAAPAKGEDLCGS; this is encoded by the coding sequence ATGACGCCCCTGACGTCCCCGACACCCCGCCTCAGCGTCGTCGTCCCCGTCCACAACGTCGAGGAGCATCTGGGCGCGTGTCTGGAGTCGTTGGCCCGGCAGAGCCTCAAGGACCTCGACGTCGTCCTCGTCGACGACGGCTCGACCGACGACAGCCCCCGCATCGCCCGTGAGTTCGCCGCGCGGGACGACCGGTTCAGGGTGGTCGGCAGGGAGAACGGCGGACTAGGCGCGGCCCGCAACACCGGCGTCACGCACACGTCGCCCGGGAGCGAGTACCTCGCCTTCGTCGACAGCGACGACGTACTGCCCTCGCGCGCCTTCGAGTTGCTGACCGGCGCGCTCGACAAGTCCGGCTCCGACTTCGCCTCCGGCAATGTCCTGCGGCTGACCGGCGGCCGCCTCAAGCAGCACCCGCTCTTCACCAAGCCGATGCGCTCCACCCGCCCCGCCACCCACGTCACCGAGGACTGGTCGCTGCTCCTGGACCGGATCGCCTGCAACAAGGTGTTCCGGCGCGCCTTCTGGGACGCGCACTCCTTCGCCTTCCCCGAGGGAGTCCTCTACGAGGACATCCCCGTCGTCCTGCCCGCGCACTTCGCCGCCCGCTCGGTCGACGTCCTCCAGGACGCCGTCTACTACTGGCGCTTCAGAGACAGTTCGATCACCAACAGGCGGGCGGTCGTGCGCGGTGTGGCCGACCGTACGGCGGCGGTGCTGGGCGTCAGCCGGGGGCTCGCGGGGACGCCCGGGCACAAGAATCGTTACGACGAGTCGGTGCTGTGCGAGGACCTCTGGTACTTCATGCAGGTCCTGCCGGAGGGCGACGCGGCCTACCGGGAGGCGTTCCTGGAGCACGCGGGGGAGTTCGCCGCGCAGGTGGACCCCGAGGTGCTCGCCGGGCTGCCGCTGCACCACCGGGTGAAGTGGCACCTGGCCCACGAGCGGCGCCTCGAAGAGCTCCTCGGCCTGCTGGAGTTCGAGCGCCACAGCCCCCGTACGCACCGGGTGCGCGGCCTGCGCCGCCGTAGCGCCGAGTATCCGCCGCTCACCGCGCCCCTCCCGCGCGAGGTCCGCGCCCTCGCCCCCGGCGACCTGCCGCTGGAGGCCCGGCTCACCGGCGCCGAGTGGCGTGAGGGCATCCTCCGGCTCACCGGTCACGGCTACATCCGCAACCTCCCGGCCCGTGCCCGGCGGCACGCGCTGAAGGCCGCCTGGCTGCGCACGCCCGACCGGCGCGCCCTGCCGCTGCGGCTCAAGCGGGTCAACGACCCCTCCATCACCGCCCGTTCGGGCCAGCAGCTGCACGGCTACGACTGGGCGGGCTTCGAGATCACCGTCGACCCGGCCCGGCTGCTCACCGAGTCCGCCACCACCACCTGGAAGCTGGTCCTCGGTGTGCTCGGCCACCGCGGCGTGCTCGGCCACGGGGTCGCGCGCCGGGGCGGCGTCGCGGACGGGGGCGCGCAGCTGGAGGTGCACTACCTCGACGAGCACACCAGGATCGTCCCGGTCTTCGCGGGCGGCCGCCTCCAACTGAACGCCGAGCGCGTCCAGACCTGGCTGACCGGCCACGACTGCCACGACGGCGTGCTCACGCTCACCGGCGGGACCCGCACCCGGGCGAGCGCGCTGCGGCTCGGCCACTGGCACTCGGACGCGGCGATCCAGGTCCCCCTCGCCCGCGACGGCGAGCGGTTCACCGCCGAGGTGCCGCTCGACGAGCTCGCCGCCGTTCGCGGCCGGGGCCCGGTCAGGGCGCCGCACGGCGAGTCCCGGCCCGCCGACGCGTACAGCGTCCAGCTGGTCAAGCCGGACGGCAAACGGCTCCCCGTCGCCGCGCCCCCCGGTCTGCCGCTCGGCCGCCACGCCGTTCCCGGGGGCCGCGAGCTGGCCTTCACCGTGAGCGCCTGGGGCAACGCCGTCCTCACCGACCAGCTGCCCCACGCGTACACCGAGAGCGTGACCTGGACCGACAACTCGCTGGTGCTGCAAGGTCTGTACGGAGGCGGCCCGGCCGTCCCGCTCCAGTTGCGCCGTACCGGGCCCGAGGAGGAAGAGGTCGAGCTGCCGGTGCGGTGCGCGGACGGCCGCTTCCGCGTCGAGTCGGCGTACGAGGCGCTGACGCTGATCGGGGAGGGGGAGTGGCAGGTGTCCCTGGGCGAGGCCCCGGTCCGCGTCCCGCCCGCCGCCCGTCCCGCCCTCCCCGGCCCCCGCACGATCGCCGGACGGGACGTCGGCGTGCGCCGCCACGGCCTCGACCATCTGGTCCTCACCGTCTCCAAAGCGGCACCCGGCGCCGAGGCAGCGCCCGCCAAGGGGGAGGACCTGTGCGGCAGTTGA
- a CDS encoding CDP-glycerol glycerophosphotransferase family protein has translation MGRDWGLRARKRIRARLLPVLYRAHLHRPLDPDLVVHGAYWNRGVACNPAAIHAKALELVPRMRHVWVVGSRHTARVPSGVEYVVAGSRAYWRVMATATYLVNNSSFPGGFSKRAGQVYLQTHHGTPLKSMGLDQRRYPESARGMDFDKVLAHVRQWDFSLAANPHAAEVWDRVYPGGAYEHLHLGQPRNDRYFSATSDDIAAIRASLGIPSGSRVLLYAPTHRDDGASRFVPPLDLARFVREIGDEYVLLVRAHYFHGVSAGLAAAHPRVVDVTAHPRVEDLCLASDALITDYSSLLFDYACLDRPIVVHAPDWEDYRATRGTYFDLLSGRPGDAPGAVSTSDDELIGLFRDGGWDSAASGRLRTAFRARFCPYDDGRAAERVVRRLFLNEGPSPGLNEGPSPGWTG, from the coding sequence ATGGGCCGGGACTGGGGTCTGCGGGCCAGGAAGCGCATCCGTGCCCGCCTCCTCCCGGTCCTCTACCGCGCCCACCTCCACCGCCCCCTCGACCCCGACCTCGTCGTCCATGGGGCCTACTGGAATCGGGGCGTCGCCTGTAATCCCGCCGCCATCCACGCCAAGGCGCTGGAGCTCGTGCCCCGGATGCGGCATGTGTGGGTGGTGGGGAGCAGGCACACCGCCCGGGTGCCCTCCGGGGTGGAGTATGTCGTCGCCGGGTCGCGGGCGTACTGGCGGGTGATGGCGACGGCCACGTACCTCGTCAACAACTCCAGCTTTCCCGGAGGGTTCAGCAAGCGCGCCGGGCAGGTCTATCTGCAGACCCATCACGGGACCCCGCTCAAGTCCATGGGTCTTGACCAGCGCCGATATCCGGAATCCGCCCGTGGCATGGACTTCGACAAGGTGCTCGCACACGTCCGCCAGTGGGACTTCAGCCTCGCCGCCAACCCCCACGCGGCCGAGGTCTGGGACCGGGTCTACCCGGGCGGGGCGTACGAGCATCTGCATCTCGGGCAGCCGCGCAACGACCGGTATTTCAGCGCCACTTCGGACGATATCGCCGCCATCCGTGCCTCGCTCGGCATCCCGTCCGGCAGCCGCGTGCTCCTCTACGCCCCGACCCACCGGGACGACGGGGCGAGCCGGTTCGTGCCTCCGCTCGACCTCGCGCGGTTCGTCCGCGAGATCGGTGACGAGTACGTCCTGCTCGTGCGCGCGCACTACTTCCACGGGGTCTCCGCGGGGCTCGCCGCTGCCCATCCCCGCGTCGTCGACGTCACCGCGCACCCCCGCGTCGAAGACCTCTGCCTCGCCTCGGACGCGCTGATCACCGACTATTCGTCGCTGCTCTTCGACTACGCCTGCCTCGACCGACCGATCGTCGTGCACGCCCCGGACTGGGAGGACTACCGGGCCACCCGTGGCACGTACTTCGATCTCCTCTCCGGGCGTCCCGGCGACGCCCCGGGGGCCGTCTCCACCAGCGACGACGAGCTGATCGGGCTGTTCCGGGACGGCGGCTGGGACTCGGCGGCGAGCGGGAGGCTGCGCACGGCGTTCCGGGCGCGGTTCTGCCCGTACGACGACGGGCGCGCGGCGGAACGGGTGGTGCGCCGCCTCTTCCTGAACGAGGGCCCGTCACCCGGCCTGAACGAGGGCCCGTCACCCGGATGGACGGGCTGA
- a CDS encoding CDP-glycerol glycerophosphotransferase family protein gives MLTRREPTTPRSPGSAGPAGAPPPGPPKLSIVVPIHNVAPYLEECLTSLAAQTMTALDVVLVDDGSTDDSPRIAQEFTRHDPRFRYVRQPNAGLSAARNTGVAHTSPGTEYLAFADSDDVLAPHAYARLTASLDASGSDFASGNVWRLEPGGRRQAWQYRWLTADRIGTHITRDPRLHTDRVAWNKVFRRSFWDRHGFTYPVGRLYEDTPVVIPAHYLADAVDVLHEHVYYWRVREGSITRLRTDVRGVRDRIAACEDVSAFLAGARPDQRRHYDTSCLRDDFVYFLEGLPMGGPAYRAAFMTGARAFLERAGADVTRDLPPDLRVKWQLAREDRLAELVELLAFEQANGVGTYAVRGGRVSYPGVGAVTGRAARVRRGELPVVARLSSVERQPDGTLRLTGFAYVRNAGPGRLVLALAQEHGTRRLRRFPTRTISLPLATDNAAQELHDYDRSGFETTLDPARLGEGEWTVGVVLAGTSGRGGTIRRAALRPLGRSEDQPRLYELPDGKRLVAAYREGRLVLSVRGCGARVEGYRIVGAGGVEACEAGPCQGEAGRVAEAGVEGRVGADGDARADGGAATRGGSAADGDVGARGGARAGASPSPVAVELLGRLRAPAPHPTHLSLRHPPSGTEFSFPVREWEDRFAVRMPLAALTGVSPAPHVAPRGVEPPDTDRWEARFRYPDGGLGAVPAAADLTPGPGLGRLCLRADAAGILAVELTRRPLVDSVAWACDGSLTVAGTWDAEARETAARLVLRHTVLREEVAVPVARDGARFRAAVPAEATGSLAEGRWSTLLGDVPVRLLTSAGADLPRHHTLAGRRFTAARRHGDRLELVAGSPLAEAERGAYRQRGLRTAYYPDRRRHGPLHDTVLFAGGDSPRAVLAELSRRESGLSPLWVTGDRRAAPSGAEPVEPYSRGWYEALATARHIVTDDQLPDWFERRPGQTVVQTWHGTPLGRIGTDLTGTPHADHRRIEALPRLARQWSLLVSPSRWATPVLRRALAYEGEVLEAGNPANDPLLAPGRDRARERVRASLGASPDARVVLYAPTYRTHLPLGRRHPALHRPDPAGLDVVELERKLGEDHMVLVRRHARVAGAVPGGRDVSAHPTTSGLLLAADVLVTDYSGLICGFAHTGRPMLFHTYDLAHYRDTARGFYADFEALAPGPLLADTGAVAEALREPEAAAAAHADAYAAFRTAFCDLDDGRAAARVVDRLTGC, from the coding sequence GTGTTGACCCGGCGTGAACCCACCACACCCCGTTCCCCCGGAAGCGCCGGTCCCGCAGGTGCTCCACCCCCAGGTCCCCCGAAGCTGAGCATCGTCGTCCCCATCCACAACGTCGCCCCCTACCTGGAGGAATGCCTCACCTCCCTGGCCGCCCAGACGATGACCGCCCTCGACGTCGTCCTCGTCGACGACGGTTCGACCGACGACAGCCCCCGTATCGCCCAGGAGTTCACCCGCCACGACCCCCGCTTCCGTTACGTACGACAACCCAACGCCGGCCTGAGCGCCGCCCGCAACACGGGCGTCGCCCACACCTCCCCCGGCACCGAATACCTCGCCTTCGCCGACAGCGACGACGTCCTGGCACCCCACGCCTACGCCCGGCTCACCGCCTCCCTCGACGCCTCCGGCTCCGACTTCGCCTCCGGCAACGTGTGGCGCCTGGAGCCGGGCGGACGGCGCCAGGCCTGGCAGTACCGCTGGCTCACGGCCGACCGGATCGGCACCCACATCACCCGCGACCCGCGCCTGCACACCGACCGCGTCGCCTGGAACAAGGTCTTCCGCCGCTCGTTCTGGGACCGCCACGGATTCACCTATCCGGTGGGCAGGTTGTACGAGGACACCCCGGTGGTGATCCCGGCGCACTACCTCGCCGACGCCGTGGACGTCCTCCACGAGCACGTCTACTACTGGCGGGTGCGCGAGGGCTCGATCACCCGGCTGCGCACCGACGTCCGGGGCGTACGGGACCGGATCGCCGCCTGCGAGGACGTCAGCGCGTTCCTGGCCGGGGCCAGGCCGGATCAGCGGCGGCACTACGACACCTCCTGTCTGCGGGACGACTTCGTCTACTTCCTGGAGGGCCTGCCGATGGGCGGGCCCGCCTACCGGGCGGCGTTCATGACCGGCGCCCGGGCGTTCCTGGAGCGCGCGGGCGCGGACGTCACCCGGGATCTGCCGCCCGACCTGCGGGTCAAGTGGCAGCTGGCGCGGGAAGACCGGCTCGCGGAGCTGGTCGAGCTGCTGGCCTTCGAGCAGGCCAACGGGGTGGGTACCTACGCGGTGCGGGGCGGCCGCGTCTCGTACCCGGGAGTCGGAGCGGTGACGGGCCGCGCCGCCCGGGTGCGACGCGGTGAACTGCCGGTGGTGGCTCGGCTGTCGTCGGTGGAGCGGCAGCCGGACGGAACCCTGCGCCTGACCGGCTTCGCGTACGTACGCAACGCCGGTCCGGGCAGGCTGGTGCTCGCGCTGGCCCAGGAGCACGGCACCCGCCGACTGCGCCGCTTCCCGACCCGCACCATCAGCCTGCCACTCGCCACTGACAACGCCGCCCAGGAGCTCCACGACTACGACCGCTCGGGCTTCGAGACGACCCTCGACCCGGCCCGCCTCGGCGAGGGCGAGTGGACGGTGGGCGTGGTCCTCGCCGGAACGAGCGGCCGCGGCGGCACGATCCGCCGAGCCGCCCTCCGCCCCCTGGGCCGCTCCGAGGACCAGCCCCGGCTGTACGAACTGCCCGACGGGAAACGGCTGGTGGCCGCGTACCGGGAGGGGCGGCTGGTGCTGTCGGTACGCGGATGCGGGGCGCGGGTGGAGGGGTATCGGATCGTCGGGGCGGGCGGGGTGGAGGCGTGCGAGGCGGGGCCGTGCCAGGGCGAGGCGGGTCGGGTCGCGGAGGCGGGCGTGGAGGGGCGCGTGGGAGCGGACGGGGACGCGCGGGCGGACGGGGGCGCGGCAACGCGTGGAGGCTCGGCAGCGGACGGGGACGTGGGAGCTCGTGGGGGCGCGCGGGCGGGCGCGTCCCCCTCCCCCGTCGCCGTCGAGCTCCTGGGCCGCCTTCGCGCCCCCGCCCCGCACCCCACCCACCTCTCCCTGCGCCACCCGCCCTCCGGCACGGAGTTCAGCTTTCCCGTGCGGGAGTGGGAGGACCGGTTCGCCGTGCGGATGCCGCTCGCTGCGCTGACCGGCGTATCGCCCGCCCCTCACGTCGCGCCCCGGGGCGTGGAGCCCCCGGACACGGACCGCTGGGAGGCGCGGTTCCGGTATCCCGACGGCGGTCTCGGCGCGGTCCCGGCCGCTGCGGACCTGACGCCCGGGCCCGGCCTCGGGCGGCTGTGCCTGCGCGCGGACGCGGCCGGGATCCTGGCCGTCGAGCTCACCCGGCGGCCGCTCGTCGACTCGGTCGCCTGGGCCTGCGACGGCAGCCTGACCGTGGCGGGGACCTGGGATGCCGAGGCCCGCGAAACCGCCGCCCGCCTGGTGCTGCGCCACACCGTCCTGCGCGAGGAGGTCGCCGTGCCGGTCGCCAGGGACGGCGCGCGCTTCCGGGCGGCCGTGCCCGCGGAGGCGACGGGCTCACTGGCCGAGGGCCGCTGGTCCACACTTCTGGGTGATGTTCCGGTACGCCTGCTGACGTCGGCCGGGGCCGATCTCCCCCGCCATCACACCCTCGCCGGGCGCCGGTTCACCGCGGCCCGCCGCCACGGCGACCGGCTGGAGCTCGTCGCGGGGTCGCCCCTCGCCGAGGCCGAGCGCGGGGCGTACCGGCAGCGCGGGCTGCGGACGGCGTACTACCCGGACCGGCGCCGCCACGGCCCCCTGCACGACACCGTCCTTTTCGCGGGCGGCGACTCCCCGCGCGCGGTGCTGGCCGAACTAAGCCGTCGGGAGAGCGGGTTGAGCCCGCTGTGGGTCACCGGCGACCGGCGCGCGGCCCCGTCCGGCGCCGAGCCCGTCGAGCCGTACAGCCGTGGCTGGTACGAGGCGCTGGCCACCGCCCGGCACATCGTCACCGACGACCAGCTGCCCGACTGGTTCGAGCGGCGGCCCGGGCAGACCGTCGTCCAGACGTGGCACGGCACCCCGCTCGGCCGGATCGGCACCGATCTGACCGGCACCCCGCACGCCGACCACCGCCGCATCGAGGCACTGCCGCGGCTGGCCCGCCAGTGGTCGCTCCTGGTGTCGCCGAGCCGGTGGGCCACACCGGTGCTGCGCCGGGCCCTCGCGTACGAAGGCGAGGTCCTGGAGGCGGGCAACCCGGCCAACGACCCGCTCCTGGCGCCCGGCCGGGACCGCGCCCGGGAACGGGTGCGCGCCTCCCTCGGCGCCAGCCCCGACGCGCGCGTGGTGCTCTACGCGCCCACCTACCGCACCCACCTCCCCCTCGGCCGACGCCACCCCGCCCTCCACCGGCCCGACCCGGCCGGGCTCGACGTCGTCGAGCTGGAGCGCAAGCTCGGGGAGGACCACATGGTCCTGGTGCGGCGCCACGCACGCGTAGCGGGAGCCGTGCCCGGCGGCCGTGACGTCTCGGCGCACCCCACGACGTCCGGGCTGCTGCTGGCCGCCGACGTCCTGGTCACCGACTACTCCGGGCTGATCTGCGGCTTCGCCCACACCGGCCGCCCGATGCTCTTCCACACGTACGACCTCGCCCACTACCGC